The sequence TCATCCAGGAAGGCACCCAGCTGCAGATCACTGAAATCATACCGTCCGGGATGGGCGACGACCGCCGTGCCGCCGGCCCCGCGTATCCACTGAACCGCCTGCTTCAGTGTGGCCCAGCGATGTGGCACGTAGCCGGGACGGCCTTCGATCAGGTACTTGCTGAAGACATCCGGCACGTCGCGACATTCGCCGATTTCAATCAGGTAGCGCGCGAAATGGGTACGTGAAATCAAGTCCGGATTACCGACAAAATTGAGGGCACCCTCGAACGCATCGGGTATGCCTACCATCGCCAGTTGATCCGCCATGTCGTGCGCGCGTTGTTCGCGCCCCGAGCGCGTAGAGTCCAGGCCCAGCACCAGTTGCGGATTGGTTTCGTCGATTTGCAGACCGACGATGTGGACGGTTTCGCCAGCCCAGGTAATCGAGATTTCGACGCCGGCAATGAATTGCAGATCGAGCGCGTGTGCGGCATGGCGCGCCTCGGCAATGCCACTGACTTCGTCATGGTCGGTCAAGGCCCAGACATCGACGCCGTTGGCCTTGGCACGCGCAGCGACTTGCGCCGGCGCCAGCAAACCGTCAGAAAAAGTGGAATGGCAATGCAGATCGATATTCAGCACGGGGACGACGCAGTTCAAACAATTGGGGAGACCAATTGTAGCGTGATGCAGGCCTTCGCATCGCCGCGTGGCCCGGCGGCCCGTTACAGCAGGAAATCCTCCACCAATTGCGCCAGTTGTTCGGGCTGGTCGTGATGCAGCATGTGCCCGGCCTGATCGATCATCGCGGTCTGCACCGAGGGCAGGAAGGCGATGCGCCTGTCGATCTCGACACGTGCCTGTTCCTTCGGCCCCATCCAGCGCCAGACATCGGTCTGCGCCGCTTCGACCCACAGCACCGGCGCAGTGATGCGCTGCCAGCAGGCCATCGCTTCGTCGACCTGGTAGAGCAGCGGACTCGATTGCTTGTGGGCGGCGTCGCCGAGGATGCGCCAGCTGCCATCATCCTGCTGCGCCGCCCAATGGCCGGACAGGAACGCAGCGCGGGCATTCGACAGGCGCGGATTGGTTTTTTGCAGCCGGGCCGCGACTTCGGCTTGCGATGCGTAGGGTCGCAACGGACTTGATACCGCCAGCTCTTCCAGCCATTTTTCATAGCGGCGCGGTGCCTGTTCCGGACGGGTCACCGGCATGCCGAAGCCTTCGAGGTTGATCAGTTTTGCGACGCGTTCAGGACGGATACCCGCATACAGCGTCGCGACATTGGCACCCATGCTATGACCCAGCAGATTGACTGCCTGCGCCGGTGCGTAATGGTTCAGGATGGCATCGAGGTCACCAAGGTAATCGGCAAACCAGTAGCTGTCCGCACCGGAATTTTCGGTCAGGCCGAAGCCGCGCCAGTCCGGCGCAATCACATGCCAGTCGCGCGCCAGATGATCGACGACAAACTGGAACGACGCCGAGACATCCATCCAGCCATGCACCATGAATAACAGCGGCGCGTCCGGATTACCCCAATGGCGAATGTGGTAACGCAGACCGCGTACCGTGATAAATTCCGAGCGGGAAGCTTTCATGTTTTCCTGTATGCGAGATGTAGAGCAAAGTGCAAGCGATGCGACCGAATAGAACGACCGTGCAAAATTATACCGGAGTACACATGCCTGCAGTCAGCAAGACCCCCGTCCAAGACCAGTACCAAAGCCTGTATGACGACTTCGTCTGGCATGTCCCGACCCGCTTCAACATCGCTGAGGTATGCAGCCGGCGCTGGGCCAAGGACCCCGAACGCATCGCGCTGCTGTGCGATGACGAGTCCGGCGAGCACAGCGCGCTGACCTATCAGGAATTGCATGACGAAGCCAATCGCCTGTCCAACGCGCTGCGCTACCTCGGCATCGGCCAGCAGCACTGCGTGGCCATCATCCTGCCGCAGCGCGCCGAGACCGCGATCGCGCACATGGCCTGCTATCAGCTCGGCGCAGTGGCCATGCCGATGTCCATCCTGTTCGGCCCTGACGCACTCGAGTACCGCTTGCAGGACAGCGCCGCCAGCGTCGCCATCGTCGACCAGGCCGGACTTGACAACCTGCTGGCCAGTCGGGCGCACTGCCCTGCCCTCAAGCACCTCATTTACGTCGACGGCGAGCATGTCGATTGCCTTGACTGGCACGAATTGCTGGCCGAGGCATCGACGGTCTTTACACCCGTCGATACGCTGGCGACCGATCCCGCCATCCTGATTTACACCAGCGGCACGACAGGCGCACCGAAAGGCGCATTGCTGCCGCACGCCGCCGTGATCGGCAACCTGACAGGCTTCGTCGCATCGCAAAACTGGTTTCCTAAAAAAGGCGATGTGTTCTGGTCGCCGGCCGATTGGGCCTGGACCGGCGGCCTGATGGATGCGCTGCTGCCGACGCTGTACTTCGGTCAGGCCATCGTCGGCTATCAGGGCCGCTTCAGTGCCGAGGTCGCCTTCCGGCTGATGGAAAAACACGCAGTCACCAATACCTTCCTGTTCCCGACCGCCCTGAAGATGATGATGAAAGCGGTGCCCTTGCCGCGCAAAACTTAC comes from Actimicrobium sp. CCC2.4 and encodes:
- a CDS encoding 3',5'-nucleoside bisphosphate phosphatase encodes the protein MLNIDLHCHSTFSDGLLAPAQVAARAKANGVDVWALTDHDEVSGIAEARHAAHALDLQFIAGVEISITWAGETVHIVGLQIDETNPQLVLGLDSTRSGREQRAHDMADQLAMVGIPDAFEGALNFVGNPDLISRTHFARYLIEIGECRDVPDVFSKYLIEGRPGYVPHRWATLKQAVQWIRGAGGTAVVAHPGRYDFSDLQLGAFLDEFISYGGSAIEVMTGSHTVDQYDTFARMATRYGLRASRGSDFHGPGESRVDLGALPPLPPSVTPVWADWDLQRRS
- a CDS encoding alpha/beta hydrolase, producing the protein MKASRSEFITVRGLRYHIRHWGNPDAPLLFMVHGWMDVSASFQFVVDHLARDWHVIAPDWRGFGLTENSGADSYWFADYLGDLDAILNHYAPAQAVNLLGHSMGANVATLYAGIRPERVAKLINLEGFGMPVTRPEQAPRRYEKWLEELAVSSPLRPYASQAEVAARLQKTNPRLSNARAAFLSGHWAAQQDDGSWRILGDAAHKQSSPLLYQVDEAMACWQRITAPVLWVEAAQTDVWRWMGPKEQARVEIDRRIAFLPSVQTAMIDQAGHMLHHDQPEQLAQLVEDFLL
- a CDS encoding acyl-CoA synthetase, with the translated sequence MPAVSKTPVQDQYQSLYDDFVWHVPTRFNIAEVCSRRWAKDPERIALLCDDESGEHSALTYQELHDEANRLSNALRYLGIGQQHCVAIILPQRAETAIAHMACYQLGAVAMPMSILFGPDALEYRLQDSAASVAIVDQAGLDNLLASRAHCPALKHLIYVDGEHVDCLDWHELLAEASTVFTPVDTLATDPAILIYTSGTTGAPKGALLPHAAVIGNLTGFVASQNWFPKKGDVFWSPADWAWTGGLMDALLPTLYFGQAIVGYQGRFSAEVAFRLMEKHAVTNTFLFPTALKMMMKAVPLPRKTYKLKLRAIMSAGEAVGDAVFHWGQKALGVTINEMFGQTEMNYIVGNSAAKWPARPGSMGRPYPGHRVAVVDADGKVLPAGSIGDVALNRTDRHGMPDPIFFLGYWNNPQATADKFRGDWCCTGDLALMDEDGYLWYQGRADDMFKAAGYRIGPSEIENCLVKHAAVANAAVVPKPDAERGNLVKAFVVLVDSVARNPLADAALKTELQAHVKSQLAPYEYPKEIEFIDALPMTTTGKVQRRVLRELERDRAGTPS